In Macadamia integrifolia cultivar HAES 741 chromosome 5, SCU_Mint_v3, whole genome shotgun sequence, a single window of DNA contains:
- the LOC122078985 gene encoding thaumatin-like protein 1b, with protein sequence MESRVHTPLLFALLLALVSGGLSVTFTFKNKCGYTVWPGTLAGSNSAQLSSTGFELASGASNSIKASSGWSGRFWGRTYCSSSTGTFKCQTADCGSGKVACNGAGATPPATLAEFTIGSSSSNQEYYDISLVDGFNLPLSVTPQGGTGSCKTVGCSANINSVCPSVLSVKGSDGSTIACKSACDAFGSAQYCCTGAYNTSKTCPPTSYSKIFKNQCPQAYSYAYDDQTSTFTCTGANYLITFCP encoded by the exons ATGGAGTCTAGAGTACACACCCCACTTCTCTTCGCCCTCCTCTTGGCCCTTGTCTCAG GAGGCTTGTCAGTTACCTTCACGTTCAAAAACAAGTGTGGGTATACAGTCTGGCCAGGGACATTAGCGGGATCTAACAGTGCACAACTTTCTTCAACTGGTTTCGAATTGGCCTCTGGAGCTTCAAATTCAATAAAAGCCTCTTCTGGATGGTCCGGCAGGTTCTGGGGTCGAACATATTGCTCATCTTCAACTGGAACTTTTAAATGTCAAACCGCAGACTGTGGCTCCGGTAAAGTTGCATGCAATGGGGCGGGAGCGACTCCACCTGCCACCTTGGCAGAATTCACTATAGGGAGTAGTAGTTCAAACCAGGAATACTATGATATCAGCCTAGTTGATGGATTTAACTTGCCACTCTCGGTGACTCCACAAGGTGGAACTGGTAGTTGCAAAACAGTGGGATGTTCAGCTAATATCAACTCGGTTTGCCCATCCGTGTTGAGTGTGAAGGGGTCTGATGGAAGTACGATTGCTTGCAAAAGTGCGTGCGATGCATTTGGAAGTGCTCAGTATTGTTGCACTGGTGCCTATAATACGTCTAAGACTTGCCCACCCACCAGCTACTCCAAAATCTTTAAGAATCAGTGTCCTCAAGCCTACAGCTATGCATATGATGATCAGACAAGCACATTCACATGCACCGGTGCTAATTACCTCATCACCTTCTGCCCTTGA